One part of the Malus sylvestris chromosome 2, drMalSylv7.2, whole genome shotgun sequence genome encodes these proteins:
- the LOC126605311 gene encoding chromo domain-containing protein LHP1-like, with the protein MRTKVGRREIWDNNWKDAMPAAGAVLVRDAGNNHPDAPFALHQQQASAAAQEQEHQEEPQATQEDGDGDGDGEAEEDADDEGGGDGDGEAGADDENRERNKLDDGFYEIEAIRRKRVRKGQLQYLIKWRGWPETANTWEPLDNLQSIADVVEAFEESLRTGKHRKRKRKQGTPLSQPKKRQQRSSDPIPIYNMTDVEIGIVDKALSSTALNCSKLVGLPPPQQPVVLARDGENDGHVNNIEATKKVNAENGCSNTSQQNGGRREENEDDPKLSELRATTFTNVVNWDKVSVPFQEAKAPEVNGPTDGLSKVDCAEPVQSNRSTGAKRRKSSSVKRFKQESQVSELGATPNATTRVSVRYGGRGSQSGAENLDYAGGNSSRRNKIDESRNAVRITKIIKPIGYSTSVSNDVQDVLVTFKAMRSDGSEVIVDNKSLKVNHPLLLIDFYEQHLRYNPTF; encoded by the exons ATGAGAACCAAGGTAGGAAGAAGGGAGATTTGGGACAACAATTGGAAGGATGCAATGCCTGCTGCCGGTGCTGTTCTTGTTCGGGACGCCGGCAACAACCACCCCGACGCCCCTTTTGCTCTTCACCAACAGCAAGCTTCTGCCGCCGCTCAAGAGCAAGAGCATCAGGAGGAACCTCAAGCTACCCAAGAAGATGGCGATGGCGACGGAGACGGCGAAGCTGAAGAGGACGCTGACGATGAGGGAGGTGGCGACGGGGACGGTGAGGCTGGCGCTGATGACGAAAATAGAGAGCGTAACAAGCTTGATGACGGCTTCTACGAAATCGAAGCGATTCGCCGGAAAAGGGTTCGAAAG GGTCAGCTCCAGTACCTCATCAAATG GCGCGGTTGGCCAGAGACTGCCAATACATGGGAACCCTTAGATAATCTCCAGTCAATTGCTGATGTTGTTGAGGCCTTTGAAGAAAG CTTGCGAACTGGTAAGCATCGGAAGCGCAAGAGAAAGCAAGGGACTCCTCTTTCTCAACCCAAGAAGAGGCAGCAGCGTTCTAGTGATCCTATTCCTATCTACAATATGACAGATGTGGAAATCGGCATCGTGGATAAAGCTCTGTCCTCCACTGCTCTCAACTGCTCGAAACTTGTTGGTCTTCCTCCCCCTCAACAGCCAGTGGTTTTAGCTCGTGACGGAGAGAATGATGGGCATGTCAACAATATTGAAGCAACCAAGAAAGTTAATGCTGAGAATGGCTGTTCAAATACTTCTCAACAAAATGGTGGAAGGAGAGAGGAAAATGAGGATGATCCAAAGCTTAGTGAGCTCAGAGCAACAACATTTACTAATGTTGTCAATTGGGATAAAGTTTCTGTACCTTTCCAAGAAGCAAAGGCTCCAGAAGTTAATGGCCCTACAGATGGTCTTTCCAAGGTTGATTGTGCAGAACCAGTACAGAGCAATCGCAGCACTGGAGCTAAGAGAAGGAAGTCCAGTTCTGTGAAGAGGTTTAAACAAGAGTCACAAGTGTCCGAACTGGGTGCTACACCAAATGCAACAACCAGAGTCAGTGTTAGATATGGCGGTAGAGGTAGTCAATCAGGGGCAGAAAATCTTGATTATGCTGGGGGAAATTCAAGTCGCAGGAATAAGATTGATGAATCAAGAAATGCAGTACGTATCACCAAGATAATAAAGCCAATAGGATACTCAACTTCAGTGTCAAACGACGTCCAGGATGTGTTAGTCACCTTTAAGGCAATGAG